The nucleotide window AGTGACTTCTCGATCTCATCTTGCTGACGCTTGATGTAGCCATCGTATTTCACCTGGATTTCAACCTGCTCAGCAGCCTGTTGATCGTCCAAAGCTGGTGCAAATGCGTCTAATTGAGTCAACTGAGAGTATGAGATCTCAGGACGACGCAGCAGATCCTCACCACTGGCTTCACGCGCCATTGGTGTTTTTAGCAGTTTGTTGAGCTCATCAATGCCTGCTGAATTTGGATTCATCCAGGTTGATTTCAAGCGTTGACGCTCCGTTTCCATGTTGTCGATTTTTTGATTGAATCGTGCCCAACGCACATCATCAACCAGACCAAGTTCACGCGCTTTTTCAGTTAAGCGTAAATCTGCATTGTCTTCACGTAGCAACAGGCGGTATTCCGCGCGAGACGTAAACATGCGGTACGGCTCTTTGGTGCCCATGGTGGATAAATCGTCAATCAATACGCCCATGTAAGCCTGGTCACGGCGTGGGTTCCAGCCTTCTTTGTCCTGGCTGTACAAACTGGCGTTCAAACCAGCCATCAAACCCTGAGCTGCAGCTTCTTCGTACCCGGTTGTACCGTTAATTTGGCCTGCAAAGAATAAACCGTGGATAAATTTCGTTTCGTACGTCTGCTTCAAATCACGAGGATCAAAGAAATCATACTCAATCGCGTAACCCGGACGCACAATGTGTGCGTTCTCAAAACCTTTCATTGAACGAACAATTTGTACCTGAACATCAAACGGCAAGCTGGTCGAAATACCATTCGGATACAGCTCGTTGGTTGTCAGGCCTTCTGGCTCAATAAAAATCTGGTGACTGTTTTTGTCAGCAAAACGCATCACTTTGTCTTCAATCGACGGACAGTAACGAGGACCAATGCCTTCGATAACGCCAGCGTACATCGGACTGCGATCAAGGTTAGCGCGGATCACATCGTGTGTACTTTCGTTGGTGTGAGTGATGAAACACGGAATTTGACGTGGATGTTGCTCACGATTGCCCAGGAATGAGAATACCGGTGTTGGGTTATCTCCGTGTTGCTCTTCCAGTACAGAGAAATCAACGGTGCGAGCATCAATACGTGGTGGCGTCCCTGTTTTGAGACGATCCACGCGGAATGGCAATTCACGTAGACGATCAGCAAGTGCGATCGATGGTGGATCACCTGCACGGCCACCAGAAGCACTTTCCATACCGATATGGATCTTACCACCCAGGAAGGTACCAACCGTCAATACAACCGATTTGGCGTGGAATTTAAGACCCATTTGAGTCACGACGCCAATCACATGATCCTGTTCAACAATCAGATCATCTACCGATTGTTGGAATAGCGTTAGGTTTGGGGCATTTTCTAATGCACTGCGAACGTAGGCTTTGTAAAGTGCGCGATCAGCTTGAGCACGAGTTGCTCGTACTGCCGGGCCTTTAGAGGCATTAAGCGTTCTAAATTGAATACCTGCATGGTCAATAGCTTGCGCCATCAAACCGCCCATTGCATCCACTTCTTTAACTAAATGACCTTTACCAATACCACCAATCGCCGGATTACAAGACATTTGGCCTAATGTATCGATGTTATGGGTAAGGAGAAGCGTTTTTTGTCCTGTACGTGCAGATGCGAGTGCGGCTTCCGTTCCAGCATGTCCGCCACCAACAACAATGACGTCAAAATTTTCGTGATAAAGCATGAACCGACCTCAGGTATTCAAAGGATTTATTGGACAGATAAAGGAGCAGCATTTTACCTGCTTTATGCCACAGAGAAAATCGTTTTCTCGCTTTATCCATTTTAAGCTTCAAGTAATATATATATAAGATCTATATATATGATCTTTTATTAGATCTATTATTAGGATCGACCGTTTCTGTGGATAACCGAAAAATGATCAACAAGATCATGGATCTTATTTGGATCATATCTTGTGATCTTGCTTGGATCTGATCGAGGATTAGCTGGGATCAAAATGGGTGGTTATACACAGGGGGATAAAACGATCAAAGTTGTTCTTTGGATAACTAAAGGAAAGTAACTGGATATTAGCTTACTTATCCACAGTCTGATTGCTTGTTTTTTAATCGGTTGATTGGCTGTTTAGAGAAAAAGTTATTCACATTGGGTAGGACAGAGCCGCGATGCGACTCTGTAAGTAGGAGAAAATGGCAGTTAAAATTGTTCGATGTGCTCTTTTAGCCACTCTTCTGCTGCGTCTTCTGGCACTTCATGGCTAAGGACATCAATCTTTAAGCAGTCTGTAATTGGTGTGGCACCAATGTCTTCCAGTAAATCATACGCATGCTGGCCAGCTGCACAGAAAGTATCGTAGCTTGAATCACCTATCGCTATCACGGCAAACTTCACGTCCGCCATTTTCGGTGGGGTCGCCTGAAGAGCGGCAATAAACGGCTGAATGTTATCTGGATACTCTCCGGCACCGTGTGTAGAGGTGATCACCAGCCAGGTGCCCTGGTTGTCAATTGACGCCAATTCCGGTTGGTTGTGGATCGTGGTTTCAAATCCGTTCTCAATGAGTAGATCACTCAGGTGATCCCCCACGTATTCAGCGCCACCCAGGGTACTGCCTGTAATTATGTGGATCATTTATCTTCCTTATAAGCCATACTTGCGCTCGTACAGATGAGCGAGGGTACAAAAAGAAACGCGGTGATAAACCTAAGCTTAACACCGCGCGTTATATTATTTGCCGATACAGAATGAAGAGAAAATACGGCCGAGCAGATCGTCTGAGCTGAACTCCCCGGTAATCTCGTTCAGATGTTGCTGAGTGATGCGCAGCTCTTCTGCGAGTATCTCGCCCGCCATATAGCCTTCAAGCTGCTCCTGACCGATTTGAAGGTGCTGTGCAGCGCGTTCTAATGCATCCAGATGACGGCGACGAGCCATAAAGCCACCCTCGGTATTACCAGAGAAGCCCATGCACGCTTTTAAATGTGCACGTAAGGCGTCTACACCAGTCCCTGTTTTTGCCGACAGGCGGATCAAAGTGGGGTTATTCACATGACAGATCCCCATCTCTTCACCGGTTTGATCGGCTTTGTTGCGGATCACTGTCATACCAATGCTATCTGGCAGGCGATCAACAAAGTCAGGCCAGATGTCTTTAGGATCGGTTGCATCAGTTGTGGTGCCGTCGACCATAAACAGAACTCGGTCTGCTTGTGCTATTTCATCCCAAGCGCGTTCGATACCAATTTTTTCGACTTCATCGGAGGCGTCACGTAGACCGGCAGTATCGATGATGTGCAGTGGCATACCATCGATGTGGATGTGTTCTCTCAGTACGTCACGAGTGGTACCCGCGATATCAGTCACGATGGCGGATTCTTTACCAGAGAGTGCGTTCAGAAGACTAGATTTACCTGCGTTAGGGCGACCCGCGATAACCACCTTCATACCTTCACGCATAATTGCGCCCTGATTAGCTTCACGGCGCACCGCATCAAGGTTATCGATGATAGTTTGCAGATCTCCAGCCACTTTGCCGTCGGCAAGAAAATCAATTTCTTCTTCTGGGAAATCAATGGCAGCTTCTACATAGATACGCAAGTGAATCAGCGATTCCACCAGCGTTTGAATGCGTTGTGAGAACTGACCTTGCAGTGATTGCAGGGCAGATTTCGCCGCTTCTTCAGAACTGGCATCAATCAGGTCGGCAATCGCCTCTGCTTGCGTCAGGTCCATTTTATCGTTGAGGAATGCACGTTCAGAGAATTCCCCCGGGCGCGCAGCACGCACGCCTTCAATGCCCAGGATACGTTTAATCAGCATGTCCATGACGACAGGGCCACCATGGCCTTGCAGTTCAAGTACATCTTCGCCGGTAAACGAATGTGGGTTCGGGAAGTACAAAGCGATGCCCTGGTCAAGCACAGTCCCGTTCTCTGCCTCAAATGGCAGATATTCTGCGTAGCGAGGTTTGAGTGTTTTACCCGTCACTTCCTCTGCCACTAAATTGGCCTTCGGGCCGGAAACACGAATAATGCCGACACCGCCACGACCAGGTGCGGTCGCTTGAGCGACAATCGTATCTGTAGTCATAATCTTGCCTTTTAAGCTGGGCTATAAGGTGGTTGACCCTAGGGAGCCAGAACCAATTAATTAGCTGAATTGTAATCAGCCAAAAACAAAAAGGCGACCTTTTGGCCGCCTTTCTCAATCATTTCCTAAAGGATTACTTAGTGTGTAAGCCTTTTTTCTCTAATCCTTTATAGATCAGAGTTTGCTGGATAAGCGTAACGACGTTCGAAACCAACCAGTAAAGAACCAGACCTGATGGGAAGAACAAGAAGAAGAAGGTAAACATAACCGGCATGAAGGTCATGATCTTCTGCTGCATAGGGTCCGTTACAGTTGTTGGGCTCATCTTCTGGATCATAAACATGGAAGCACCCATCAGTAGTGGCAGGATGTAGTATGGGTCCTGCGCTGAAAGGTCATGAATCCAACCGAAGAATGGAGAGTGACGTAGCTCAACTGATTCCATTAGTGCCCAGTATAGCGAGATGAAGATTGGCATCTGCAGGATAAGAGGTAGACAGCCACCAAGTGGGTTTACTTTCTCTTTCTTGTACAGTTCCATCATCTCTTGGCTCA belongs to Vibrio sp. STUT-A11 and includes:
- the mnmG gene encoding tRNA uridine-5-carboxymethylaminomethyl(34) synthesis enzyme MnmG; its protein translation is MLYHENFDVIVVGGGHAGTEAALASARTGQKTLLLTHNIDTLGQMSCNPAIGGIGKGHLVKEVDAMGGLMAQAIDHAGIQFRTLNASKGPAVRATRAQADRALYKAYVRSALENAPNLTLFQQSVDDLIVEQDHVIGVVTQMGLKFHAKSVVLTVGTFLGGKIHIGMESASGGRAGDPPSIALADRLRELPFRVDRLKTGTPPRIDARTVDFSVLEEQHGDNPTPVFSFLGNREQHPRQIPCFITHTNESTHDVIRANLDRSPMYAGVIEGIGPRYCPSIEDKVMRFADKNSHQIFIEPEGLTTNELYPNGISTSLPFDVQVQIVRSMKGFENAHIVRPGYAIEYDFFDPRDLKQTYETKFIHGLFFAGQINGTTGYEEAAAQGLMAGLNASLYSQDKEGWNPRRDQAYMGVLIDDLSTMGTKEPYRMFTSRAEYRLLLREDNADLRLTEKARELGLVDDVRWARFNQKIDNMETERQRLKSTWMNPNSAGIDELNKLLKTPMAREASGEDLLRRPEISYSQLTQLDAFAPALDDQQAAEQVEIQVKYDGYIKRQQDEIEKSLRHEHTKLPVDLDYKQVKGLSNEVVTKLSEAKPESIGIASRISGITPAAISILLVHLKKHGLLKKGEDE
- the mnmE gene encoding tRNA uridine-5-carboxymethylaminomethyl(34) synthesis GTPase MnmE; amino-acid sequence: MTTDTIVAQATAPGRGGVGIIRVSGPKANLVAEEVTGKTLKPRYAEYLPFEAENGTVLDQGIALYFPNPHSFTGEDVLELQGHGGPVVMDMLIKRILGIEGVRAARPGEFSERAFLNDKMDLTQAEAIADLIDASSEEAAKSALQSLQGQFSQRIQTLVESLIHLRIYVEAAIDFPEEEIDFLADGKVAGDLQTIIDNLDAVRREANQGAIMREGMKVVIAGRPNAGKSSLLNALSGKESAIVTDIAGTTRDVLREHIHIDGMPLHIIDTAGLRDASDEVEKIGIERAWDEIAQADRVLFMVDGTTTDATDPKDIWPDFVDRLPDSIGMTVIRNKADQTGEEMGICHVNNPTLIRLSAKTGTGVDALRAHLKACMGFSGNTEGGFMARRRHLDALERAAQHLQIGQEQLEGYMAGEILAEELRITQQHLNEITGEFSSDDLLGRIFSSFCIGK
- the mioC gene encoding FMN-binding protein MioC, with the translated sequence MIHIITGSTLGGAEYVGDHLSDLLIENGFETTIHNQPELASIDNQGTWLVITSTHGAGEYPDNIQPFIAALQATPPKMADVKFAVIAIGDSSYDTFCAAGQHAYDLLEDIGATPITDCLKIDVLSHEVPEDAAEEWLKEHIEQF